In Planctomycetia bacterium, one DNA window encodes the following:
- a CDS encoding ABC transporter permease: MQHWLQIATRNWRARPGRAALATLAVALGVGVVAWVTCCYESVQRSVTHVVLEWIGRSHVIIEATEGVWAFFGEEVESIAAQVPGVKATTVRTREYVYAAPPDRATGRAPSDDQFIRIEVTGVAPEKELTFRTYKLAAGRFLDPAARGEILVEKLIADEFKLGLGDAIFLRDNDPPGPPTPFKIVGLVDRRRASLNQAVMTWAALKDVQALCTLPGKIKGVDIMLHDDSLANIRATADVIRSRLAERDKKLKAAAGANASVESLEVKTTEAQHQRLGAARGLLQFIMMLLGCVVLLTALFIILASMGMGVTEQITELGLLRCVGVTRMQAAMLVLCQTLPIGLIGTLVGLPLGLALQWITVQVASDYLGQMAISGWGLALAVAGGLGATVLGGAVPAVGAFLVSPVDATRPQATHTTPRLLVVLAVFGAVLIAAQELIKTRIPTDAGNAAGAFDALALASLLALYAGFALIAPICVALVGRLFVHVAALALRLRPQLLGDEIDKAPIRSAAVCCGLMVGLSLIVGLVVWARSVKAGWEFPKEFPDALLYSYDSLPLDEVRALATMPGITKFTVADDFAFTFTKPSRLSLFRAMQQMDPSQRCLAIEPEEGFRIVKLTFLEGSEADALEKLKAGGHALVTREFAQARRKHLGDRVTIWVDEIKATFTIAGVIASPGLDIAISFFNASEYFQFYAVGAMILTQADAQAKFGRRYGKLMLFNFDFAANDSSRVAGGTPAVVRQSDVKPGARPNFSLGPGPIPGDGPEERIVNQMLERLGYPSKAFVTARELKQQIDRNIDRVTLLLSAIPFVGLVVAALGLANLMAANVSSRSRQIAVLRSLGTTRSQVLRIVMGEAMVLGLLGSAMGLALGMLLGRTSNHMTYLLSGFQPPFQIPWALVAASAALSTTLCLLAALVPARLASRSNVVAVLSSL, from the coding sequence ATGCAGCATTGGTTGCAGATCGCTACACGCAACTGGCGGGCTAGGCCCGGACGCGCAGCGCTGGCGACGCTGGCCGTGGCGCTGGGCGTCGGCGTCGTTGCGTGGGTCACCTGTTGCTACGAATCGGTGCAGCGCAGCGTCACGCACGTCGTTCTGGAGTGGATCGGCCGCAGCCACGTCATCATTGAGGCGACCGAGGGCGTGTGGGCGTTCTTCGGGGAGGAGGTCGAGTCGATCGCCGCGCAGGTTCCCGGCGTGAAGGCGACGACCGTGCGCACGCGCGAGTATGTCTACGCCGCGCCGCCCGATCGTGCCACCGGCCGCGCGCCGAGCGATGACCAGTTCATCCGCATCGAAGTAACCGGCGTCGCACCGGAGAAGGAACTCACGTTCCGCACGTACAAGCTCGCCGCCGGGCGGTTTCTTGACCCCGCCGCGCGCGGCGAGATCCTCGTCGAGAAGCTTATCGCGGACGAATTCAAGCTCGGCCTGGGCGACGCGATCTTTCTGCGCGACAACGATCCGCCCGGTCCGCCGACGCCGTTTAAAATCGTCGGCCTCGTCGACCGCCGTCGGGCGAGCCTGAACCAGGCCGTCATGACGTGGGCGGCCCTGAAAGACGTGCAGGCGCTTTGCACGCTGCCGGGGAAAATCAAAGGCGTGGACATCATGCTCCACGACGACTCGCTGGCGAACATCCGTGCGACGGCTGACGTGATTCGATCGCGCCTCGCCGAGCGCGACAAGAAACTCAAAGCAGCCGCCGGCGCAAATGCCTCCGTCGAATCGCTGGAAGTGAAAACCACCGAGGCACAGCATCAGCGACTCGGCGCGGCCCGCGGTCTGCTTCAATTCATCATGATGCTGCTCGGTTGCGTCGTGCTGCTCACGGCACTGTTCATCATTCTTGCTTCGATGGGCATGGGGGTCACCGAGCAGATCACCGAGCTGGGTCTGCTCCGGTGCGTGGGGGTGACGCGCATGCAGGCGGCGATGCTTGTGCTTTGTCAGACGCTGCCGATCGGCCTGATCGGTACGCTGGTCGGTCTTCCGCTCGGCTTGGCGCTCCAATGGATCACGGTGCAGGTCGCGAGCGATTATCTTGGACAAATGGCTATAAGTGGCTGGGGGCTGGCCCTGGCGGTCGCGGGCGGACTCGGCGCGACCGTCCTGGGCGGCGCGGTGCCGGCAGTCGGCGCGTTTCTCGTCTCGCCCGTCGATGCCACGCGCCCGCAGGCAACGCACACGACTCCTCGGTTGCTCGTGGTTCTGGCCGTCTTCGGCGCGGTGTTGATCGCGGCACAAGAGCTGATCAAGACGCGTATTCCAACCGACGCGGGCAATGCCGCAGGGGCGTTCGATGCTTTGGCGCTCGCATCGCTGCTGGCGCTCTACGCCGGCTTCGCCCTGATCGCGCCCATCTGCGTCGCGCTGGTCGGCCGGCTCTTTGTTCACGTCGCCGCGCTCGCGCTGCGATTGCGCCCCCAGTTGCTCGGCGATGAAATCGACAAAGCGCCGATACGCTCGGCCGCCGTCTGCTGCGGCCTGATGGTCGGTCTTTCGCTTATTGTCGGGCTGGTCGTCTGGGCGCGGAGTGTGAAGGCGGGCTGGGAATTTCCCAAGGAGTTCCCCGACGCGCTGCTGTACAGCTACGATTCGCTGCCGCTGGACGAGGTCCGGGCGCTGGCGACGATGCCGGGCATCACGAAGTTCACGGTCGCCGACGATTTTGCGTTTACGTTCACCAAGCCGAGCCGATTGAGCCTCTTCCGCGCCATGCAGCAGATGGACCCGAGCCAGCGCTGCCTCGCGATCGAGCCGGAAGAAGGGTTTCGAATCGTGAAGCTGACCTTTCTGGAGGGGAGCGAAGCCGACGCGCTGGAGAAGCTCAAAGCCGGCGGGCACGCGCTCGTCACGCGCGAGTTCGCCCAGGCGCGGCGAAAGCACCTCGGCGACCGCGTCACCATCTGGGTGGATGAAATCAAGGCGACCTTCACGATCGCCGGCGTCATCGCCTCGCCCGGGCTGGACATCGCCATCAGTTTCTTCAACGCCAGCGAATACTTCCAGTTCTACGCGGTTGGTGCAATGATTCTGACACAAGCCGACGCCCAGGCGAAGTTCGGCCGGCGCTACGGCAAGCTGATGCTCTTCAACTTCGATTTCGCCGCGAACGATTCCTCGCGCGTCGCCGGTGGCACCCCCGCCGTCGTCCGCCAGTCGGATGTGAAGCCCGGCGCCCGGCCGAATTTCTCGCTCGGTCCCGGGCCGATCCCCGGCGACGGACCCGAAGAGCGCATCGTCAATCAAATGCTCGAGCGCCTTGGCTATCCGTCAAAAGCCTTCGTTACCGCGCGCGAGCTGAAGCAGCAGATCGACCGCAACATCGACCGCGTCACGCTCCTGCTCTCGGCGATTCCGTTCGTCGGGCTGGTCGTGGCGGCGCTGGGGCTTGCCAATCTGATGGCAGCCAATGTCTCCAGCCGTTCCAGGCAGATCGCCGTGCTGCGCTCGCTGGGCACGACGCGCAGCCAGGTGTTGCGCATCGTCATGGGTGAGGCGATGGTGCTCGGGCTGCTCGGCAGCGCGATGGGGCTGGCGTTGGGAATGCTGCTGGGTCGGACGAGCAATCACATGACGTACCTGCTCTCGGGATTCCAGCCGCCATTTCAGATTCCGTGGGCACTGGTCGCCGCCAGCGCGGCGCTGTCGACGACGCTGTGCCTGCTGGCGGCGCTGGTGCCGGCGCGGCTCGCCAGCCGTTCAAACGTTGTGGCGGTGTTATCAAGCCTCTAA
- a CDS encoding ABC transporter ATP-binding protein, translating into MAQVIAIADVHKTYHLGDEAIRALQGVSLSINRGEFVAIMGASGSGKTTLLHLVGGLDLPDQGEIIVAEQQLSRLSDEARTLFRRRRLGIVFQAFNLLPTLTSLENVMLPLLIDGVPASRAESRARELLKTVRLEHRLRHRPAILSGGEQQRVAIARALMNEPDVILADEPTGNLDPTSSEEIWRLLRDLALQTATTVLMVTHEPAAAAYADRVHVLREGRFTGVIESQGAGDAALVADRYTQLAG; encoded by the coding sequence GCCATCCGCGCCTTGCAAGGCGTCAGCCTGTCGATCAATCGTGGCGAATTCGTTGCCATCATGGGCGCCAGCGGGTCCGGCAAGACGACGCTTCTGCATCTGGTTGGAGGTCTCGATCTTCCGGATCAGGGCGAGATCATCGTCGCCGAGCAACAGCTTTCGCGCTTATCCGATGAGGCCCGAACGCTCTTTCGCCGCCGGAGGCTGGGCATCGTGTTTCAAGCGTTCAACCTTCTGCCCACGCTTACCTCGCTTGAGAACGTCATGCTGCCGCTGCTCATCGACGGCGTGCCGGCCTCCCGCGCCGAATCTCGTGCCCGCGAATTACTCAAGACCGTGCGCCTCGAACATCGCCTGCGCCATCGCCCGGCCATCCTTTCCGGCGGGGAGCAGCAGCGCGTCGCCATTGCCCGCGCGCTCATGAACGAGCCGGATGTCATTCTCGCCGATGAGCCGACGGGCAATCTCGATCCGACCTCGTCCGAGGAAATCTGGCGGCTGCTGCGCGACCTGGCTTTGCAAACCGCCACCACGGTGCTCATGGTTACGCACGAGCCGGCCGCCGCTGCGTACGCCGACCGGGTTCATGTCCTGCGCGAAGGCCGATTCACCGGCGTCATCGAATCACAAGGAGCCGGCGATGCAGCATTGGTTGCAGATCGCTACACGCAACTGGCGGGCTAG